Within the Emticicia oligotrophica DSM 17448 genome, the region GAAAAAAAAAATAAATAGAGGGTAGGGCGTTTTCTATTGAAACCAAACTTTATGAGGTATCGTTTTAGGGGAAAGTACTACTTATTTTGTCTTAATAGTCGAAATAATTCATCACAAAATCTACCAATTTACATTATGAAACTATTACCAATTGAACGCCGCAGCAATTTAAGTCGAGAAGAATTTATTGAGAGTTATTTGAAGCCTAAGAAACCAGTTATTTTTACTGATTTGGTGAAAGATTGGCCCGCTTTAGAAAAATGGACTTTCGATTGGCTACGAACCAATTATGGGCATATACAGGTGCCACTGTTCGATAACCACATTCACGACACAAAAAATTATTTCCAAGCCGCCAAAACAATGCCTTTTGGTGACTATCTATCCTTGATTGAGCAAGGTCCTACTGATTTACGTATATTTTTATTTGATATTTTCAAGATTGTGCCCGAATTAGCCAATGATATTCGTTTCCCTACAATTATGGATGGATTCTTGAAAAATTATAAATTTATGTTTTTTGGTGGGCAAAATTCAGTTGTGAATTTACACTATGACATGGACTGCTCAAATGTATTTTTAACTCAGTTTCAGACACGCAAGCAGGCAATTCTTTTCGCACCCGATAAAAGTGCTAATCTTTATCAACATCCATTTACGGTGCAGAGTCACGTAAACCCGCTTAATCCTGATTATGAGCGTTATCCTGCTATGAAAAATTTGGAAGGATATGAAGCCACTTTTGGTCATGGCGAAACACTCTTCATTCCATCTTTATGGTGGCATTATATAAAGTATGTTGATGGTGGATTTAGTTTGGCACTTCGAGCAAATGATTCTATCTTTACAACTGCTCGTGGTGGTTGGAATGTGGTAAGACATACGTTTATTGATAAAGGTATGACCAAGCTTATCGGCGAGCCTTGGAAACAGTGGAAAGAACAAAAAGCTGTAGAAAATGCCAATGCAGTATTAGCATAACTTTCGAAGGCAACGAATAATATGCAAAAACAAGATTTAAGAAAAGAATATCTTCGGCAACGAAAAGCCCTCAGCGAACAAGTCGTGGAGGGCTTTTCTCGAAAAATACATGATTGGTTTTTTAGGAGTTTTGCTGTTCACTCATTTGCCACAATTCATACTTTTTTGCCAATAAAACACAATAATGAGGTAGATACTTGGCTCATTATCAAAACTCTACAAAAAGATTTTGCTGCTGATATCGTCATTCCGAAAAGCCACCCAAATGGTACAATGACTAATTATTTATTGACCGAAAAAACGGTTTTGGAAGAAAGTAACTTAAAAATTATTGAGCCAAACGAAACTCAGAACTCAGAACTCAGAACTCAGAACTCGAAAATAGATTTAGTACTTATTCCATTGCTTTGCTTTGATAAAAAAGGTTATCGAGTAGGTTACGGTAAGGGTTATTATGACCGATTTTTAGCAGAATGTCGCCCCGATGTAATGAAAATTGGTCTTTCGTTGTTTGAACCAGTTGAAGAAATAGCAATTGATGAATTTGATGTAAAGATGGATTACTGCATAACACCAAATAAAATTTGGAGTTTTTTGTAATTTTTGTACTATTCCAAGAAATCAAACCGAATTTTACATTATCTTTGCACATTAAGATTTGTTGCCCCAAAAATCTTGATTGTTTTTTATAAACTTAAAAATACCCCCCATTTAGGGGCTGGGGGTTTACTAAAATGAAAATTGCAGTAGTTGGTGCAACTGGCTTAGTTGGCACTGAAATCTTGAAAGTATTGGCGGAAAGAAACTTTCCTGTTACCGAAATCATTCCCGTTGCATCCGAAAAATCAATTGGTAAACAGGTTGAATTTAAGGGTAAACAGTTTACGGTGGTAGGCTACGAAGATGCTATTAAGATGAAACCTGCGGTTGCGATTTTCTCAGCAGGAGGAAGTACTTCATTGGCAGTTGCACCATTGTTTGCTGAGGCAGGTATTCCTGTAATTGACAACTCTTCGGCGTGGAGAATGGACCCAACTAAAAAATTGGTTGTTCCAGAAGTAAACGCAAACGTGATTACGGCAGAAGATAAAATCATTGCCAATCCAAATTGTTCGACAATCCAGATGGTAGTGGTAATGAAGCCATTACACGATAAATATAAAATCAAACGTGTAGTTGTTTCTACGTACCAATCAGTAACAGGTACTGGGAAAGCAGCCGTTGACCAGTTATTTGCAGAACGCGTAGGTGATGACAGCGTGAAGAAAGTATATCCGCACAAAATCGATCTTAACGTTTTGCCTCATATTGATGTGTTCTTAGATAATGGTTATACCAAAGAAGAAATGAAAATGGTAAACGAAACTAAGAAAATCATGGGTGATGATAATATTGCTGTTACGGCAACAACAGTTCGTATCCCAACGGTTGGTGGTCACTCAGAAGCAGTAAACATTGAGTTTGAAAATGATTTCGATTTAGAGGAAGTTCGTAAGATTTTGAGCGAAACCGAAGGCGTTATCGTACAAGACGACGTGAAGAATTTCGTTTATCCAATGCCAATCAATTCGCATGGAAAAGATGAAGTTTTTGTTGGACGTATCCGTCGTGACGAATCTCAAGCTAATACATTAAATCTTTGGGTGGTTGCCGATAACCTCCGTAAAGGTGCTGCTACTAACGCTGTTCAGATTGCTGAATATATGTTGAAAGCAAATTTATTGTAACACAATTTTCTAAATTGTAGTTTTATAAGGGAAGGCATTTTTAATGTCTTCCCTTTTTGTTTTAAATCTTATCAAAAGATTACATTTGTGCTAATCAAGCAATTACAATTCAACCTTATAATGAAAAAACTCATAATTCTTCTTTTATGCTCTTTAGGAGCTTTCGCCCAAATAAATCCCGAAAATATTAAAATCATACGTGATAAATGGGGTGTTCCGCACATTTTCGCTAAAACAGACCCCGAAGTATCTTATGGATTAGCTTGGGCAAATGCCGAAGATGATTTTAAAACTATGCAGATCACACTTTTGGCGGGCAAAGGTATGGTTGGCCGCCATAAAGGTAAAGATGGAGCAACCATTGATTATGTAGTTGCACTGTTACGTTGTAGAGAAGTGGTTGAAGAGCAATATGATAAAGTGTTTTCGCCCGAATACAAAGCACTCATTGAAGGCTATGTGGCTGGTATCAATGCTTATGCTGCCAAACATCCTGAGGAAGTTTTAGTAAAAGGGTCTTTTCCAACAACGCCTAAAGAATATACTGCCAGTACAGTTCTTTCGTTGTCGATGATTTCGGGCGTTGATGCAGTTTTGCAGAAAATCTTTAAAGAGAAAGTAAAAACACTCGATGATTTTAAGGCAGCGGGCTCAAATGCTATGGCTATACACAGCTCTAAAACAACTGATGGAAGTGCCTATTTAGCAATCAATCCACATCAGCCGCTTGAAGGTCCTGTGGCTTGGTATGAAGCTCATTTATGCAGCGAAGAAGGTCTTAACGTTTTGGGTGCTTTGTTTCCAGGTGGACCTGTAATTTTTGTAGGTGCAAACGAAAACTTAGGTTGGACGCACACGGTGAATTATCAAGATAAAGTAGATGTTTTTCAACTCGAAATGAATCCTTCCAACAAAATGCAGTATAAGTTTGATGGAAAATGGGAAACTTTAGAGCAGAAAGCAGTGAAATTGAAAGTAAAAATGGGAGCTTTTACGATTCCTGTTAAAAAAGTGGCTTTGTGGAGTAAATACGGAGCAACGGTTCAAACCAAGCAAGGTACTTTTTCGGTTAGATTTAGTGCTAATCAAGATATCAGAGGAATCGAACAGTGGTATAAAATGGATAAAGCTCGTAATTTCTCAGAATTCTATAAAGCCATGCAAATGACGGCTATACCAGGGTTTAATACCATTTATGCCGATAAACGAGATACCATTTTTTATGTAAGCAATGGGAAAATTCCATTCCGTGCCGAAGGTTATGATTGGAAAAATACAATTCCGGGTAATACTTCAAAAACGCTTACTACTTCCTTTCATCCGCTGAAAGATTTGCCACAATACATCAATCCTGTAAGTGGCTATTTATTCAATGCCAATCATACGCCATTTAATGCCACAGGCCAGAAGGATAACCTAAAAGCCCAAGATTTCGACCAAACAATGGGCTATGAAGTAAAAGATAATAACCGAAGTATTCGCTTTCAAGAAATGTTTTCGCAGTATGATAAAATCTCGTTTGAAGATTTTAAACGTATCAAATATGATGGTCAATTACCACAAGGGAAACTTTATTTTCCATCCAACACCGATGCTTTATTTCAGTTAAACCCGCAGGAATATGCTGATTTAAAGCCACTTATCGAAAACCTAAACTCTTGGGATAGAAAAACTAATGTTGAAAGTAAAGGAGCGGCTATCTTCTTAATTATGCTCAATTATTTCACCACAGACTTCCCAAAGAGAGAAACCTTAACCGATTATGTAATTACCAAAGAAGATGCGATTGGGGCTTTCCAATATGTAAATACATATATGAAACGGCATTTTGGAAGAACAGATATTGCTCTCGGTGATTTACAAAAATTAGTAAGAGGAAATATTGAAAAGCCAGTGTGGGGTTTGCCTGATGTGATTACAGCCATGCACACTCGCCCTTATAAAGATGGTAAATTGAAAGTTGTGCAAGGTGAATCTTACATTGGATTAATCAAATTTCCGAAAAATGGTTTACCAGAAATCGAAACAGTACTCAATTTTGGCCAATCAACCCATGCAGATAGTGCACATTTTGCCGACCAAATGGATTTGTATTTAAACCAGAAAACCAAGAAAATGACACTCGATAAGGCAGAAGTAATGAAAGCTGCAGTAAAGACGTATTCGCCAAAATAGGTTTTATATCACAATTATTAGCCTTTCATACTCATTTATTGGCGGTTCAGAGAATCGTCAGATGAAGTTTGAAACCTTATTTATGACAAAACCGTTTTGTTTTCATTCAGTTTTCTCTAAACAAACAAGTAAAATTTCTATGAATCGAATGTTCGGATTTGCCCTGATGGCGGTCTTTTTTTTCTTGATTGATTTGTATGTATGGCAAGCAATAAAAATTGTGATGCGTTCGGCCACACTTTCTACTCAACGAATCATCGGTTTTGGCTTTTGGGGACTTACCGTTTTTTCAATACTTTCAATCATTGCTATTTTTACTTATATGCCTATGTCGGCTCCCGTAAAGGCGAGTTTCCGTACATTTCTAATGGCTGGTATTTTTATCATTTATATATCCAAAGTATTCTCGGTTTTAGTTTTAATCATTGATGATTTAATTCGTTTAGGGAAATGGCTGATTAGCTTCTTTCAAGGCGATTCTGCTCCTGCACAAGTAGCCACTGAGGTAATTCAGCCCGCTGCCGAAAAAATTAGCCGTTCGGAGTTTTTAGCTAAATCAGCCTTAGCCGTTGGGGGGCTTCATGCAGGCGGTATGGCTTGGGGAATTCTTTCGGGTGCCCACGATTATCGCGTGCGTAATGTTACGCTTCGCATTAAAAACCTTCCACGCCAATTTGATGGAATGAAAATCGCTCAATTATCAGATATTCACTCAGGAAGTTTCTTTAATAAAACAGCAGTAAAAGGCGGTATTGAAATGTTGATGAAAGAAAAGCCTGATATGTTTTTCTTTACGGGAGATTTAGTAAACAATATTGCTCCTGAAGTAAAAGATTACATTGATATATTCTCAAAAATTAAAGCTCCACTGGGAACATTTTCAACCTTAGGAAATCACGATTACGGTGATTATACGCAGTGGGTTTCGCCAGAAAAGAAACGCCAAAATCTACAAGATTTGATGAATGCTCACAAAACAATGGGTTGGGATTTACTAATGGATGAGCATCGTGCAGTAAAAGTAGATGGAGAAAGTATCGGAATTTTGGGTATCCAAAACTGGGGAGCAGGAAATTTTGCCAAATATGGTAGCATTGAGAAAGCTCAACAAAATGCCCATGATTTACCAGTAAAACTTTTATTATCGCACGACCCAAGCCATTGGAGAGCACAAGTTTTGGGTAAGCAAACTGATATTGATGTGGCTTTTGCTGGTCATACACATGGAATGCAGTATGGGGTAGAAATTGCGGGCATTAAGTGGTCTCCTGTACAATTCCGTTATAAAGAATGGGCCGGTTTGTACGAAGAAAATGACCAAAAACTTTACGTAAACCGTGGTTTTGGCTATATCGGTTACCCGGGTCGTTTAGGTATTTTGCCAGAAATAGCTATTTTCGAATTAAAGGTTGGCTAATTTGAAAGAATTAGAAAAATATTTTAATCAACTGTCCCCGCTCAAGGCTGAAACTTGGGCGAATTTAAAACCGCTTTTTTCAAAGAAAAAACTACTGAAAGGTGAATATTTCATTGAGCAGGGACAGTTGGCTACTAAAATTGGTTTTCTTGAATCGGGAGTTATCAGAG harbors:
- a CDS encoding cupin-like domain-containing protein, with protein sequence MKLLPIERRSNLSREEFIESYLKPKKPVIFTDLVKDWPALEKWTFDWLRTNYGHIQVPLFDNHIHDTKNYFQAAKTMPFGDYLSLIEQGPTDLRIFLFDIFKIVPELANDIRFPTIMDGFLKNYKFMFFGGQNSVVNLHYDMDCSNVFLTQFQTRKQAILFAPDKSANLYQHPFTVQSHVNPLNPDYERYPAMKNLEGYEATFGHGETLFIPSLWWHYIKYVDGGFSLALRANDSIFTTARGGWNVVRHTFIDKGMTKLIGEPWKQWKEQKAVENANAVLA
- a CDS encoding aspartate-semialdehyde dehydrogenase; the encoded protein is MKIAVVGATGLVGTEILKVLAERNFPVTEIIPVASEKSIGKQVEFKGKQFTVVGYEDAIKMKPAVAIFSAGGSTSLAVAPLFAEAGIPVIDNSSAWRMDPTKKLVVPEVNANVITAEDKIIANPNCSTIQMVVVMKPLHDKYKIKRVVVSTYQSVTGTGKAAVDQLFAERVGDDSVKKVYPHKIDLNVLPHIDVFLDNGYTKEEMKMVNETKKIMGDDNIAVTATTVRIPTVGGHSEAVNIEFENDFDLEEVRKILSETEGVIVQDDVKNFVYPMPINSHGKDEVFVGRIRRDESQANTLNLWVVADNLRKGAATNAVQIAEYMLKANLL
- a CDS encoding 5-formyltetrahydrofolate cyclo-ligase encodes the protein MQKQDLRKEYLRQRKALSEQVVEGFSRKIHDWFFRSFAVHSFATIHTFLPIKHNNEVDTWLIIKTLQKDFAADIVIPKSHPNGTMTNYLLTEKTVLEESNLKIIEPNETQNSELRTQNSKIDLVLIPLLCFDKKGYRVGYGKGYYDRFLAECRPDVMKIGLSLFEPVEEIAIDEFDVKMDYCITPNKIWSFL
- a CDS encoding penicillin acylase family protein is translated as MKKLIILLLCSLGAFAQINPENIKIIRDKWGVPHIFAKTDPEVSYGLAWANAEDDFKTMQITLLAGKGMVGRHKGKDGATIDYVVALLRCREVVEEQYDKVFSPEYKALIEGYVAGINAYAAKHPEEVLVKGSFPTTPKEYTASTVLSLSMISGVDAVLQKIFKEKVKTLDDFKAAGSNAMAIHSSKTTDGSAYLAINPHQPLEGPVAWYEAHLCSEEGLNVLGALFPGGPVIFVGANENLGWTHTVNYQDKVDVFQLEMNPSNKMQYKFDGKWETLEQKAVKLKVKMGAFTIPVKKVALWSKYGATVQTKQGTFSVRFSANQDIRGIEQWYKMDKARNFSEFYKAMQMTAIPGFNTIYADKRDTIFYVSNGKIPFRAEGYDWKNTIPGNTSKTLTTSFHPLKDLPQYINPVSGYLFNANHTPFNATGQKDNLKAQDFDQTMGYEVKDNNRSIRFQEMFSQYDKISFEDFKRIKYDGQLPQGKLYFPSNTDALFQLNPQEYADLKPLIENLNSWDRKTNVESKGAAIFLIMLNYFTTDFPKRETLTDYVITKEDAIGAFQYVNTYMKRHFGRTDIALGDLQKLVRGNIEKPVWGLPDVITAMHTRPYKDGKLKVVQGESYIGLIKFPKNGLPEIETVLNFGQSTHADSAHFADQMDLYLNQKTKKMTLDKAEVMKAAVKTYSPK
- a CDS encoding metallophosphoesterase, producing MNRMFGFALMAVFFFLIDLYVWQAIKIVMRSATLSTQRIIGFGFWGLTVFSILSIIAIFTYMPMSAPVKASFRTFLMAGIFIIYISKVFSVLVLIIDDLIRLGKWLISFFQGDSAPAQVATEVIQPAAEKISRSEFLAKSALAVGGLHAGGMAWGILSGAHDYRVRNVTLRIKNLPRQFDGMKIAQLSDIHSGSFFNKTAVKGGIEMLMKEKPDMFFFTGDLVNNIAPEVKDYIDIFSKIKAPLGTFSTLGNHDYGDYTQWVSPEKKRQNLQDLMNAHKTMGWDLLMDEHRAVKVDGESIGILGIQNWGAGNFAKYGSIEKAQQNAHDLPVKLLLSHDPSHWRAQVLGKQTDIDVAFAGHTHGMQYGVEIAGIKWSPVQFRYKEWAGLYEENDQKLYVNRGFGYIGYPGRLGILPEIAIFELKVG